A part of Paenibacillus sp. sptzw28 genomic DNA contains:
- a CDS encoding metallophosphoesterase: protein MSQEVEGNGISRKDFLKIGGAGALALTLGSSAVPVDWLGGGKAEAATNDNMKLQFNADGRFKIVQFNDTQDDEHIDRRTVELMEKVLDAEKPDFVVLNGDNITGGCDTAVEMKQAMNNVAQPMEQRGIKWAVTFGNHDEDSTPGAGLDEEDMLRFYQAYRHNVNPPGEKGITGSGNAHLLIRSSIGSKAAFNLWLLDSGRYAPSTIAGQDFEGYPTWDWLRFDQVTWYYETSKKLEEKLGYKVPSLMYIHIPLWEHRFMWYASVDGRSEADHARAIGKHQIVGERNEDECPGPINSGMFSAILARGDVKGVFCGHDHVNTYHGNYYGVLLGYGGSTGFGAYGLPGEDRNRLRGARVFQLDERVENVLVDTHMVFAKDYGIDLTANDQSDEPAPITENKKQEKVVKP from the coding sequence ATGAGCCAAGAAGTAGAAGGTAATGGCATAAGCAGGAAAGATTTTCTTAAAATCGGCGGGGCTGGTGCGCTTGCGCTCACGCTCGGATCTTCAGCCGTTCCTGTCGATTGGCTTGGCGGAGGAAAGGCGGAGGCCGCAACGAACGACAATATGAAGCTGCAATTCAACGCCGACGGCAGATTTAAAATCGTCCAATTCAACGACACGCAGGACGACGAGCATATCGACCGGCGGACCGTGGAGCTGATGGAGAAGGTGCTCGACGCCGAAAAGCCGGATTTTGTCGTCCTGAATGGCGACAACATTACCGGAGGTTGCGATACGGCAGTGGAGATGAAGCAGGCGATGAACAACGTTGCCCAGCCGATGGAGCAGCGGGGAATCAAGTGGGCCGTCACCTTCGGGAATCACGACGAAGACTCGACTCCCGGCGCAGGTCTTGATGAAGAGGACATGCTTCGGTTTTATCAGGCCTACAGGCATAATGTGAACCCACCCGGGGAAAAGGGGATTACCGGGTCGGGAAATGCTCACCTGTTGATCCGATCTTCCATAGGGTCCAAGGCCGCCTTTAACCTCTGGCTGCTGGACAGCGGAAGATATGCGCCCAGTACGATTGCGGGTCAAGACTTCGAAGGATACCCGACCTGGGACTGGCTGCGCTTCGATCAGGTGACGTGGTATTACGAAACGTCCAAAAAACTCGAAGAAAAGCTCGGTTATAAAGTGCCGTCGCTCATGTATATTCATATTCCCCTATGGGAGCACCGCTTCATGTGGTACGCAAGCGTGGACGGCAGATCCGAGGCCGACCATGCAAGGGCGATCGGCAAGCATCAGATCGTGGGGGAACGGAACGAAGACGAGTGCCCGGGTCCGATCAACAGCGGCATGTTCTCGGCGATTCTGGCACGAGGCGATGTCAAGGGCGTCTTTTGCGGACACGACCACGTGAATACGTACCATGGCAACTACTACGGAGTCTTGCTCGGCTATGGCGGAAGCACCGGCTTCGGCGCTTACGGTTTGCCCGGCGAAGACCGGAACCGGCTGCGCGGTGCCCGGGTATTTCAACTCGACGAACGTGTAGAGAACGTTCTGGTCGACACCCACATGGTGTTTGCCAAGGATTACGGGATCGATCTTACCGCGAACGATCAAAGCGATGAGCCTGCGCCGATTACGGAAAACAAGAAGCAGGAAAAAGTCGTGAAGCCGTAA
- a CDS encoding LacI family DNA-binding transcriptional regulator — protein MPTIKDLAKAAGVSVTTVSRALNGYNDVNEETRKKIKRIAEQMSYRPNAVARSLVMKKTRTIGVILSEINRTGVKDAMSFEILCGINDRASELDYDILLFSSNPKKQLSKSYRDLCKERNVDGAIIFGLRLYSPYLQQVVSDKNFPCVLIDIPLTGKNLGYVSTDNQKGAMAAVDHLLDLGHRHIAMINGHDEASVSKERLEGYRAALEARGIDYRPELVMNGNFSEEGGAEAMYRIVLQHPEVTAVFSASDLMVLGALGALERIGRKVPETMSIVGYDDISIASYCSPKLSTVRQDKYEMGYQAAQLLIDMLENRPVSRTVVLNNELVVRESSKPLS, from the coding sequence ATGCCAACGATCAAAGACCTGGCAAAAGCGGCAGGCGTTTCCGTGACGACGGTCTCCCGCGCTTTGAACGGTTATAACGATGTGAACGAGGAAACACGGAAAAAAATCAAGCGGATCGCCGAACAAATGAGCTACCGTCCCAATGCGGTTGCACGCAGTCTTGTGATGAAGAAAACGCGCACGATCGGCGTCATTCTGTCGGAGATCAACCGCACAGGGGTCAAGGACGCCATGTCGTTCGAAATCTTGTGCGGCATCAATGACCGTGCGTCGGAATTGGACTACGACATCCTGCTCTTCAGCTCGAACCCGAAGAAGCAGCTTTCCAAGTCCTATAGAGATCTTTGCAAGGAACGGAATGTTGACGGAGCGATTATCTTCGGTCTGCGCTTGTACAGCCCCTACCTGCAGCAGGTTGTTAGCGATAAGAACTTTCCGTGCGTTCTGATCGATATTCCTCTCACTGGCAAGAACCTGGGATATGTGTCGACCGACAATCAGAAAGGCGCAATGGCGGCGGTGGACCATTTGCTCGATTTGGGCCACCGGCATATCGCGATGATCAACGGCCACGACGAGGCTTCCGTGAGCAAGGAGCGGTTGGAAGGCTACCGCGCGGCGCTGGAAGCGCGCGGCATCGATTATCGTCCGGAGCTTGTGATGAACGGGAACTTCTCCGAAGAGGGCGGAGCGGAAGCCATGTACCGGATCGTTCTTCAACATCCGGAGGTGACGGCTGTTTTCTCAGCGAGCGATCTGATGGTGCTCGGAGCGCTCGGGGCGCTCGAGCGGATCGGGCGTAAAGTGCCGGAAACGATGTCTATCGTCGGATACGACGACATCTCCATCGCGTCGTACTGCTCACCGAAACTGTCGACGGTCCGTCAAGACAAGTATGAAATGGGTTATCAGGCGGCTCAGCTGCTGATCGATATGCTGGAGAACCGCCCCGTAAGCCGTACCGTTGTTCTGAATAACGAACTGGTCGTACGCGAAAGCTCAAAACCGCTTTCCTGA
- a CDS encoding TetR/AcrR family transcriptional regulator, protein MSGRPREFKDSTVIDSAMDVFWVKGFEECSTEDLCKHTGLGRGSLYNAFGSKHNLYKHVLLRYFEHGHQANMEILERPGPIKDRLRALMETVIDIDMNDPDRRGCLAINAAIERGGKDPEVAGLVSRHFAQLDQALCHLMALGQRSGEISSKRPALELARFFKSSFYGLRVLSKVEKDRDALLDVVEGTLAAL, encoded by the coding sequence ATGAGCGGGAGGCCGCGCGAATTCAAGGATTCAACGGTGATTGACTCAGCTATGGATGTTTTTTGGGTCAAAGGCTTTGAAGAATGTTCAACGGAGGATTTATGTAAGCATACAGGACTTGGTCGGGGAAGCTTATATAATGCTTTTGGGAGTAAGCACAATCTGTATAAACATGTATTGCTTCGGTATTTTGAACATGGTCATCAAGCAAATATGGAAATATTGGAACGTCCAGGTCCTATTAAGGACCGGTTGCGCGCATTAATGGAGACCGTTATCGATATCGATATGAATGATCCGGATCGTAGAGGATGTCTGGCTATAAATGCCGCAATTGAGCGCGGGGGTAAGGACCCGGAGGTAGCGGGTTTAGTTTCTCGTCATTTTGCACAACTGGATCAAGCGTTGTGCCACCTTATGGCGCTCGGCCAACGCTCGGGTGAAATTTCTTCGAAGCGTCCTGCTTTGGAATTGGCCAGATTTTTCAAGAGCAGTTTTTACGGGTTACGTGTTCTCAGTAAAGTCGAGAAAGATCGCGATGCCTTGCTGGATGTTGTGGAGGGTACGCTAGCTGCACTATGA
- a CDS encoding helix-turn-helix transcriptional regulator — protein sequence MSKNNQLRDVFDAIADPTRRRLVRLLAEAEEMPLHELTAQFEMGRTAVSKHLTILKEAGLVLDRKVGRETLFRLNASPLREIQDWVAFYSRFWSANMLRLNQLLEEEEE from the coding sequence GTGAGCAAGAACAACCAGTTGCGGGATGTTTTTGACGCGATTGCAGATCCAACCAGGCGCCGACTGGTTCGTCTGTTAGCAGAGGCAGAGGAGATGCCGCTTCATGAATTAACGGCACAGTTTGAAATGGGCCGTACAGCGGTATCCAAGCATTTGACAATCCTTAAAGAGGCCGGATTGGTTCTTGACCGAAAAGTCGGCAGAGAAACGCTATTTAGGCTGAACGCTTCTCCACTCCGAGAAATTCAAGATTGGGTGGCTTTCTACAGCAGGTTCTGGAGTGCGAATATGCTGCGCTTGAACCAACTATTAGAGGAGGAAGAGGAATGA
- a CDS encoding DUF3892 domain-containing protein — translation MPNFNSNNNNLNFEEIYNQYRQEGQQRASEEINVVPGKEQIVAVRKNEDGDIIAFRTDNGRDLDYVTALNEAKSGNLAHVDVFHKYGRDIIRSEPDGFDGNNLDNLPTF, via the coding sequence ATGCCAAACTTCAATTCCAACAATAACAATTTAAACTTCGAGGAAATTTACAACCAATACCGCCAAGAAGGTCAACAAAGAGCATCTGAAGAAATTAATGTTGTACCGGGTAAGGAACAAATTGTAGCGGTTCGGAAAAATGAAGACGGCGATATCATTGCGTTTAGAACCGATAACGGTAGAGACCTTGATTATGTAACTGCTTTAAACGAAGCGAAAAGTGGGAATTTGGCGCACGTGGATGTATTCCATAAATACGGTCGCGATATCATTCGCAGTGAACCGGACGGGTTTGATGGGAACAACTTGGATAACCTGCCCACTTTTTAA
- a CDS encoding penicillin-binding protein 2, whose product MPIQDDPQKRETANRRNFSFRLNLFFFAAFVLFSVLIVRLAILQFVEGSSLKEVETKNGSIPVLIPPIRGNIYDSGGNQIAYSTSTQSLYYTIEPGPQKQVIANATALAKELLVVFQKYGSSNEVMTLDEIKKNMDLEHKKNPYSVPRRIKSGLTNHEIAVLMGNRDQFPGTDIVEESIRHYDKTSFAVQLVGYLKRYGGGAENNPLYKNRAKTDDSRLKYLQQEDVGFDGLEYMYQDILRGKNGLKTYPVNAASRIIGPPAITKPDKGDNLYLTINREVQTKTEEAIMDQLRYLQTTPTSARQKNAKTGYAVAMEVKTGKVIAMASMPDYDPNIWEGGRIGNDDYDKIKYVLLNGTIYPVIGPYKTKVEENKHPSSVVFLGSTQKPLSVLIGLNEKLFTTSSAWDDKGIFSYGNGGKYEIKNAQNHAYGTLYPWNAIAHSSNPWMAKMVGDALYHKGGDKGVDIWDKYVKQFGLGVSTGSGLPNESNGVIDYFHEREAASSQSALIRASFGQLGRYTTLQLAQYAATLASHGKRMKPQFVNQIEDSEGHVVSKFKPEVLNTITFPKAYWDEIEKGMANVSVPAFNDAPYKVLRKTGTSEQQVSTGIVDNAVFIAYAPAEDPVLAVAVVVPEGGFGANGAAPIARKIFDAYHQAVGLHGVPQNVIRSVKAVGRT is encoded by the coding sequence GTGCCCATCCAGGATGATCCGCAAAAGCGGGAAACCGCCAATCGGCGGAATTTTTCGTTCCGCTTGAACTTATTCTTTTTTGCTGCTTTTGTCTTATTCAGCGTGCTGATCGTTCGTTTGGCGATATTGCAATTTGTCGAGGGTTCATCGCTTAAAGAGGTTGAGACAAAAAATGGGTCCATTCCGGTGTTAATCCCACCGATCCGCGGCAATATCTATGATTCCGGTGGAAATCAGATTGCGTATTCCACATCCACTCAGTCGCTGTATTACACTATTGAGCCGGGACCACAGAAGCAGGTCATAGCAAATGCTACTGCACTTGCCAAGGAGCTGCTGGTTGTGTTTCAGAAGTACGGAAGCTCCAATGAAGTGATGACGCTTGACGAGATCAAAAAAAACATGGACCTGGAGCATAAGAAAAACCCGTATTCGGTGCCGCGCCGTATCAAGAGCGGGCTAACGAATCATGAAATCGCGGTACTGATGGGGAACCGGGATCAATTCCCCGGAACCGACATTGTTGAGGAGAGCATCCGCCATTACGATAAAACCTCTTTTGCGGTGCAGCTCGTCGGATATTTGAAGAGATACGGCGGTGGGGCCGAGAACAATCCTCTGTACAAGAATCGAGCCAAAACCGACGATTCCCGTCTGAAGTATTTGCAGCAGGAGGATGTCGGCTTTGACGGGCTCGAGTATATGTATCAAGATATCCTGCGCGGGAAGAATGGTCTCAAGACGTACCCTGTCAATGCGGCCAGCCGCATCATCGGTCCGCCGGCCATTACGAAGCCGGATAAAGGCGATAACCTGTATTTAACGATTAATCGGGAGGTACAGACGAAGACTGAAGAAGCGATAATGGACCAATTGAGATATCTTCAAACTACCCCTACATCGGCTCGACAGAAAAATGCCAAAACCGGCTATGCGGTGGCTATGGAAGTGAAGACCGGGAAAGTGATTGCGATGGCAAGCATGCCCGATTATGATCCGAATATTTGGGAAGGCGGCAGAATCGGAAACGATGACTATGACAAAATCAAGTACGTCTTGCTGAACGGTACGATCTATCCCGTCATAGGCCCGTATAAGACTAAGGTAGAAGAAAATAAGCATCCTTCTTCAGTCGTCTTTCTCGGTTCTACGCAGAAGCCGCTCTCGGTCCTGATCGGCCTTAACGAGAAGCTGTTTACAACGTCGAGTGCATGGGATGATAAAGGGATTTTCTCTTACGGTAATGGGGGGAAGTATGAAATTAAAAACGCTCAGAATCATGCATATGGTACGCTCTACCCCTGGAATGCTATTGCTCATTCATCGAATCCATGGATGGCGAAAATGGTCGGAGATGCTCTTTACCACAAAGGAGGCGATAAAGGCGTCGATATATGGGACAAATATGTGAAGCAGTTCGGACTTGGCGTCTCAACAGGCAGCGGGCTTCCGAACGAAAGCAACGGAGTCATCGATTATTTTCACGAAAGGGAAGCCGCAAGCTCCCAATCCGCCTTGATTCGTGCGTCATTTGGACAATTGGGCCGCTACACAACGCTGCAACTAGCGCAGTATGCTGCGACGCTGGCCAGCCACGGCAAGCGGATGAAGCCTCAGTTCGTGAACCAAATTGAAGACTCGGAAGGTCACGTAGTGAGCAAGTTCAAACCGGAAGTTCTAAACACGATCACTTTCCCGAAAGCATATTGGGACGAGATTGAAAAGGGAATGGCAAACGTTAGCGTACCTGCCTTCAATGATGCGCCGTATAAGGTGCTGCGAAAGACAGGTACATCGGAGCAGCAGGTAAGCACAGGTATAGTTGATAACGCGGTGTTCATTGCTTATGCGCCGGCCGAAGACCCTGTGCTGGCAGTTGCTGTCGTGGTGCCCGAAGGCGGCTTCGGAGCGAATGGTGCCGCGCCGATCGCTCGCAAGATCTTCGACGCTTACCATCAGGCCGTTGGGCTGCACGGAGTGCCGCAGAACGTCATCCGCAGCGTTAAAGCTGTAGGTAGAACATAA
- a CDS encoding MFS transporter, whose protein sequence is MPYAVYVLGFMIFSQTTSEFMVAGMMHSLSAEFGVSVAAIGYLVSAYAAGMIVGGPMLTVGLLRMPRKHAFLALALVFVVGQTLGALAPNYEVMLVARIITGISSSACFGVSLSICFNLVAPESRGRAASIVLGGLMVATALGLPAAMMFDQYFGWRASFWAVVFLVIFSGVLGQLVIPASPKPKSIRIRSELEAFRNRHLWFAYATSMLIIGATFAAFSYFAPILTGLVGFSSKTIPFLLAIYGAATVIGNIVTGRLSDRYTMSVLTIGLITLTIALVLFGLFSDIAVIAMMAVILIGLVGVPMNPAMSTRITRVAGTGTLVTTVHGSVISLGVVVGSVIGGLTIDAGYGLISPLWVGSIMAVIGLFSLLPFLRRNSISQSTSE, encoded by the coding sequence ATGCCGTACGCTGTCTACGTTTTAGGTTTCATGATATTTTCCCAGACCACATCCGAGTTCATGGTAGCCGGAATGATGCATTCGCTTTCAGCGGAATTTGGGGTATCGGTCGCGGCAATTGGATACCTGGTTTCTGCCTACGCTGCAGGTATGATTGTTGGCGGTCCGATGTTAACGGTTGGACTATTGAGAATGCCACGCAAACACGCCTTTCTGGCGCTTGCCTTAGTTTTCGTTGTCGGTCAGACTCTTGGTGCATTAGCCCCTAACTATGAGGTAATGTTGGTTGCACGGATAATCACTGGCATTTCCTCTTCTGCGTGCTTCGGCGTTTCGCTTTCTATCTGTTTTAACCTTGTTGCTCCTGAGTCACGTGGTCGTGCGGCTTCCATCGTCCTTGGGGGATTAATGGTCGCCACGGCATTAGGACTGCCGGCGGCAATGATGTTTGACCAATATTTCGGATGGCGCGCTAGTTTTTGGGCGGTAGTATTTTTGGTTATCTTCTCTGGTGTGTTAGGGCAACTTGTTATTCCTGCTTCCCCCAAACCGAAATCAATTCGCATTCGAAGTGAACTGGAAGCCTTCAGGAATCGCCACCTGTGGTTTGCCTACGCTACTAGCATGCTGATTATCGGCGCTACATTTGCAGCATTCAGTTATTTTGCTCCCATCTTAACCGGGCTCGTTGGCTTCTCTTCGAAGACGATTCCGTTTCTTTTAGCAATCTACGGTGCGGCAACCGTTATCGGAAACATAGTCACCGGAAGGCTTTCCGACCGTTACACGATGTCTGTTCTAACCATTGGACTAATCACACTTACTATTGCATTGGTACTGTTTGGCTTATTTTCTGACATAGCGGTAATTGCCATGATGGCTGTTATCTTAATCGGACTGGTCGGAGTGCCTATGAATCCCGCCATGTCTACCAGGATTACTCGGGTTGCTGGCACCGGGACACTGGTTACCACTGTTCATGGCTCTGTCATCAGCTTAGGTGTCGTCGTCGGTTCCGTAATTGGCGGACTCACTATCGATGCAGGCTATGGCCTTATATCTCCTTTATGGGTTGGTTCGATAATGGCGGTGATTGGTCTGTTTTCCTTGTTGCCCTTTCTAAGGAGGAATAGTATTTCGCAATCTACGTCTGAATAA
- a CDS encoding ABC transporter permease subunit: MTLYISATFKELTRKRVFLVTIILTFVFLVLFAFGVRELAGMGGQESVSPAERLLNSMVLMVLGLFFAQFLASFFVLFSAMGTVTGEQENGLLLAVAARPIPRWKLYLAKWLGHAVWVSVYSTVLFVSVVWTIHSQTGFPVRPEELLRGYGLFLWMPLLLLTLTMLGSVYLPMLGNGICAALLYGFSLFNGLVEGVSSYGGTPPAVEKFVFLTGLLLPTDSVYRRSLYELLGGADWAGLALADMGPFSMPSVPSNAFLLYTVGYAAVLLLLGCRAFSRKDL; encoded by the coding sequence ATGACCTTGTACATCTCCGCCACCTTCAAGGAGCTGACCCGCAAGCGGGTGTTCCTGGTCACGATCATACTGACCTTCGTCTTCCTGGTCCTATTCGCTTTCGGGGTCCGTGAGCTGGCTGGCATGGGCGGTCAGGAGTCGGTCTCCCCCGCCGAACGGCTGCTGAACAGCATGGTGCTGATGGTGCTTGGGCTTTTTTTCGCACAATTCCTGGCGTCCTTCTTCGTTCTTTTCTCGGCCATGGGGACCGTCACGGGCGAACAGGAGAACGGTCTGCTGCTGGCCGTCGCCGCCCGTCCCATTCCCCGCTGGAAGCTCTATCTGGCCAAATGGCTGGGCCACGCCGTTTGGGTCTCCGTGTACAGCACAGTCCTGTTCGTTTCCGTGGTCTGGACCATCCACAGCCAAACGGGATTTCCCGTGCGGCCTGAGGAGCTGCTCCGAGGCTATGGGCTGTTTCTCTGGATGCCGCTCCTTCTCCTCACGTTAACCATGCTGGGTTCCGTCTATTTGCCGATGCTGGGGAACGGGATCTGCGCCGCCCTGCTGTACGGATTTTCTCTCTTCAACGGGTTGGTCGAAGGGGTTTCGAGTTACGGAGGAACCCCTCCCGCAGTAGAAAAATTCGTGTTTCTGACCGGACTGCTCCTGCCAACGGACTCCGTCTACCGAAGAAGCTTATACGAGCTTCTGGGGGGAGCGGATTGGGCTGGGTTGGCGTTGGCTGACATGGGTCCTTTCTCCATGCCAAGTGTTCCTTCGAATGCTTTCCTCCTGTATACAGTGGGGTATGCGGCGGTCTTGCTCTTGCTGGGGTGCCGGGCGTTCAGCCGGAAGGATCTGTAG
- a CDS encoding tetratricopeptide repeat protein, whose protein sequence is MDIFSKAIKLRESGQHEEAKSIFFDLLKLEPHNPSIWYQIAWVHDVMELEREAVPFYLKSIELGLAGEERQGALLGLGSTYRTLGMYEESKKVFVEAINEFPERREFQVFYAMVLYNLKEYDKAMEILLKQLSETSDDEGIHTYKNAILFYADKLDRLWN, encoded by the coding sequence TTGGATATTTTCAGTAAAGCAATAAAGTTGAGGGAATCCGGGCAACATGAAGAAGCCAAATCTATTTTTTTTGATTTATTGAAACTAGAGCCTCATAACCCATCAATATGGTATCAAATTGCCTGGGTTCATGATGTTATGGAATTAGAAAGGGAAGCGGTACCTTTTTATCTTAAATCAATAGAGCTGGGTTTGGCAGGAGAAGAAAGACAAGGGGCATTGTTAGGGTTGGGAAGTACATATCGTACTTTGGGAATGTATGAAGAGTCTAAGAAAGTTTTTGTAGAAGCCATTAATGAATTTCCAGAACGAAGAGAGTTTCAGGTGTTTTACGCAATGGTCCTATATAATCTCAAAGAATATGATAAGGCTATGGAAATCCTGTTAAAGCAATTATCAGAAACCAGTGATGATGAAGGGATTCATACGTATAAGAATGCGATATTATTTTATGCAGACAAGTTAGATCGATTATGGAATTAA
- a CDS encoding SRPBCC domain-containing protein gives MSLTLTLDFQYKTTIEKLWSALTDSSKLAKWVANIQTGEAMENDFKPVVGHRFQFRTQPSEYWNGIIDGEVLIVDAPNRVSYTWTSGAGTHTVTWTLQDLGDGKVNLHLEQTGISNEQALGGAKYGWSKWCSELEKVLA, from the coding sequence ATGAGTTTAACTTTAACCTTAGATTTTCAGTATAAGACTACGATCGAGAAACTTTGGTCCGCCTTAACCGATTCCAGCAAGCTTGCCAAGTGGGTGGCCAACATCCAAACCGGTGAGGCGATGGAAAATGATTTTAAGCCCGTCGTAGGACACCGTTTTCAGTTTCGCACTCAGCCGTCCGAATATTGGAATGGCATTATTGACGGAGAAGTGCTTATCGTGGACGCACCAAACCGAGTGTCCTATACCTGGACCAGCGGAGCGGGGACGCACACGGTCACCTGGACGCTGCAGGATTTAGGCGACGGAAAGGTTAACCTTCATCTCGAACAAACCGGAATCTCAAATGAACAAGCACTTGGTGGAGCTAAGTATGGCTGGAGTAAATGGTGCAGCGAGCTTGAAAAGGTATTGGCTTAG
- a CDS encoding phosphotransferase family protein, whose translation MKQQLCHGDPNPGNIMIRNNDAIIIDWNNASIGNPEADLAEYIIVIRYAILPPHLM comes from the coding sequence ATGAAGCAGCAGCTCTGTCATGGTGATCCTAACCCGGGCAACATAATGATCCGGAATAACGATGCGATCATTATTGACTGGAATAATGCTTCGATCGGGAATCCGGAAGCAGACTTGGCCGAATATATTATAGTGATTAGATATGCAATTTTACCCCCGCATCTGATGTGA
- a CDS encoding sigma-70 family RNA polymerase sigma factor: MEEGTHVPELFQRLFREHYPVVARKLYALTGDYAAAEDLAQEVFLRLYRSHPDRLEAVGAWLHRVLIRVGYDYLRQRSSVKALLEKETARVAAWSEGTSPSGETEVIREWEKDVVRRVLRKLTDRDRTALLLREEGYSYEEIALRLEINPKIVGTLLARAEERLKKKYGQEEERRDGQRSEAERRDAGF; encoded by the coding sequence ATGGAGGAAGGCACACACGTACCCGAACTGTTCCAACGCTTGTTCCGGGAGCATTACCCCGTGGTGGCGCGTAAGCTCTATGCCTTGACCGGCGATTATGCGGCGGCGGAAGATTTGGCCCAAGAGGTATTCCTGCGGCTCTACCGGAGCCACCCGGACCGCCTGGAAGCCGTCGGCGCTTGGCTGCACCGGGTGTTGATCCGTGTGGGCTATGATTATTTGAGACAACGGTCGTCTGTAAAGGCGTTATTGGAGAAGGAAACCGCCCGTGTGGCGGCTTGGTCGGAAGGTACTTCCCCTTCGGGAGAGACTGAGGTCATCCGCGAGTGGGAAAAAGACGTGGTCCGCCGGGTGCTGCGGAAGCTCACGGACCGTGACAGGACTGCCCTTCTGCTTCGGGAGGAAGGCTATAGCTACGAGGAGATTGCCCTCCGGCTGGAGATCAACCCGAAAATTGTCGGCACGCTGCTGGCCCGGGCGGAGGAACGGCTGAAGAAGAAATACGGGCAGGAGGAGGAGCGGCGCGATGGGCAACGGAGCGAAGCGGAACGGCGAGACGCCGGTTTTTGA
- a CDS encoding ABC transporter ATP-binding protein, protein MMIIDAVDLTKTYNGRGGCRGITLQVPEGCIFGLLGPNGAGKSTFVKMLAGLHRPDYGHATMLGLPLGRPEARRKLGYFPELFRFQDWLTPAEVLRFHGRLSGLRPQETRTPAFRGRVRDTLDLVGLSEAADRRVGGFSKGMQQRLGLAAALLLDPELVILDEPASALDPIGRYEIRSLLKRLRGKGVTIFLNTHLLEDVEELCDEAAFLYGGELLASGPLHKLLSGTGDSGANWRFRLGGWLPETWAELNEAAGSALSSLLQLIEADESGNALLSARVTDREQAGYLVSVFIRSGLTLYESGPEPNSLEDWFLRMAGSRQGGDAQ, encoded by the coding sequence ATGATGATCATTGATGCGGTGGATTTGACCAAGACCTACAACGGCCGCGGTGGCTGCCGCGGTATCACCCTGCAGGTGCCGGAGGGCTGCATCTTCGGCCTGCTGGGACCCAACGGTGCCGGCAAAAGCACCTTCGTCAAAATGCTTGCTGGCCTCCACCGCCCCGATTACGGGCATGCCACCATGCTGGGGCTGCCCCTGGGCCGGCCGGAGGCACGACGCAAGCTCGGGTATTTTCCCGAGCTGTTCCGCTTTCAGGATTGGCTGACTCCTGCGGAGGTGCTCCGGTTCCATGGCCGGCTGAGCGGGCTGCGCCCACAGGAAACGCGGACGCCCGCCTTCCGCGGAAGGGTTCGGGACACCCTGGATCTGGTCGGCCTGTCCGAAGCCGCGGACCGCCGGGTCGGCGGCTTCTCCAAGGGAATGCAGCAGCGCCTCGGCCTGGCTGCCGCCCTGCTCCTGGATCCAGAGCTGGTGATCCTGGACGAACCCGCTTCGGCCCTGGACCCCATCGGCCGCTACGAAATCCGCAGCCTGCTGAAGCGGCTCCGGGGCAAAGGCGTGACGATTTTCCTCAACACCCATCTGCTCGAGGATGTGGAGGAACTGTGCGATGAGGCCGCCTTCCTCTACGGAGGCGAGCTGCTGGCGTCGGGTCCGCTGCATAAGCTGCTCAGCGGGACCGGTGATAGCGGTGCCAACTGGCGCTTCCGACTCGGCGGCTGGCTCCCGGAGACATGGGCGGAGCTGAATGAGGCTGCCGGCAGCGCCCTCTCCTCCCTGCTGCAATTGATCGAGGCCGATGAGAGCGGTAATGCCCTCCTGTCCGCCCGCGTAACCGACCGGGAACAGGCCGGCTACCTGGTCTCTGTGTTCATCCGGAGCGGTCTGACGCTATACGAATCCGGCCCCGAACCGAACAGCCTGGAGGACTGGTTCCTCCGGATGGCTGGGTCCCGTCAAGGAGGTGACGCGCAATGA